A segment of the Cellvibrio sp. KY-YJ-3 genome:
GGCAATGGCCCCAGTGCCATGGCAACTGATGCGCTGTTGCAGCGCGGTGGCCGTTTAGCGGTGTTGGATGAAAAATTGGTTGGACAAATTCAAGCGCTGATTCACTCCGGTGGCAGGGCAAACAATCCGATTAATCTCCTGGGGGACGCCTCGCCGGAAACCTATCAAAAAGTATTGCAAGTTATTTTACAGAGCAACAGTGTTGATAATTTATTAATTATGCAGGCACCTTCGGCGCTTACACCCGGTGAGGTGTATGCCGATGCAATTATTTCTACTTACAAAAATTACACCGGACGTAAACCCAATATTTTTTCCAATTGGATGGGCGAGGATGCCGCACAAAATGCACGGTTGCGTTTTGCCGATGCCGGTATAGCGTCTTTTCGCACACCTGAAGGAGCAGTGGGTGCATTTATGCACATGGTGCAGTATCGCCGCAACCAAAAATTATTATCCGAAACACCGGATTCTATTAGCGACAAAGTGCCCTATCAACCACAACTGGCGCAACAGATTATTGCACAGGTATTGGCGCAGGGACGCACTCACCTCGATAGCAGCGAAACGCAGCAACTCTTAAGTGATTACGGCATTAATACAACTAATCATGTTGCTGCAGCAGAAACAGCAATTAAACAAACGCATAATGCCCTTCCATTGCGTGTTGAAGTGCAGCTTGATCCAGTATTTGGCCCGGTGATTCTATTGGGTGAAGCGGCCAGCCACTGGAGTATTCGCCGCAATGCCGTTGTCGCTTTGCCACCGTTGAATATGGCGCTTGCACGTTATATGGTTATTCAGGCTTTGGCGGAGGGGAAAATTCGTGAGCGTGAATTGTATGTTCCCTTGGATATGCCATCACTTTGTTTGTTGCTGACACAGATAAGTCAAATTGTCATTGATCACCCCGCGCTGCGCAGTTTGTTGATTAATCCGGTATTAGTTGCCGGAGAAAATATTGTGGTAAGTGAAGCGAGCATTCATATCAGCGCTGAAAAAAATCCCTACCCCCTGGCTATTCGCCCTTATCCAAAAGAGTTGGAAGAAATATTTTTTCTGCGCAATGAGTACAGTGTATTGCTGCGCCCGATTCGCCCGGAAGATGAATTAAATTTACAGGCGTTTGATAATTCGCAAAGCAAGGAGGATAGATACAAACGTTATTTTGCCGAGCTGCCACAATTCTCCCATGAACAACTGGCGCGGCTTACCCAAATTGATTACGAGCGAGAGATGGCGTTTGTGGCAGTTACGCAAAACGCGAGTGGCAATGAAGAAATTTTAGGTGTGGTGCGTGCACAGCGCGACCCGGATAATACCTTTGCTGAATTTGCCATGGCGATTCGCAGCGATTTAAAAGGCATAGGTTTGGGTTCGCGCATGCTGCAAAAAATGATTGATTACGCACGCGGGCAGGGCACGCAACAATTAATTGGCTGCACTATGCTGGAAAACTCTGGCATGGCTAACCTGGCGCGCAAGCTGGGATTTATTGTGAAGTACAATCGCGATGAAGGTTTGATTGATATGGTATTGGTTTTATAAGATCGCGATGATGTGATTGTTTTAAATTTATCGATTAGCCCTGAATTTTTGCCAGTGCTTTAATATGGGCAACGGCGCAACGCCCAAGTCCTAATAAATCATATCCACCTTCCAATACTGACACTATGCCGTGACATTGGTCTGGCGGTGCAACACTTTTGCTTTCCTCCATCAGCTTGCGTAATTCCTGGGTGATCCACCCGTAATCTTGCTCCACCAAACTAATTGACGACATGTCGTCATCAATATAGGCATCAAACCCGGCGGAGATAAAAATCATTTGCGGTTTAAATTGCTTCAATGCCGGTAACCACTGCGCAGTGATGGCATCGCGAAAGCCTTGGCTGCGGCAGGTTGCGGGCAGTGGAGTATTAATAATATGGGCAGGTGCATCGTCGATATTAGTGTGTGGGTAAAACGGATATTGAAAGCTGGAGCAAAATAAAACGCGCGCATCATTAAAAAAAATATCTTGCGTACCGTTGCCGTGGTGTACATCAAAATCAATAATGGCCACCCGGGTTAATCCATAGTGTTCCAGCGCGTGTGCAGCGGCCACTGCAATATTGTTAATAATGCAAAAACCCATAGCGCGAGCGCGTTCAGCGTGATGACCGGGCGGGCGCACATTGCAAAATACCGCGTCGGTTGTACCTGCCATAATCATATCCACACCCATTACCGCCGCGCCGGCAGCATGGCGTGCTGCCGTTAAGCTGGCGGGCGATAAATATACATCATCGGCAAAAAAATGAATGCCTTGCTCGGGTATAGCGGCGGTGATTTTTTGTAAGTGTTCTGGGGTATGTACACGCAATAGTTGTTCGTCGCTCGCAGGTAGCGCATCACGGTAATAGAGTAGGCCATCTATTCCATTTGCCATTAACTGATTGTTAATGGCATCCAATCGCGCAGGGCATTCCGGATGCGTTTCAGGCATTTGATGCGCATGGCAGAGTGGGTGACTGATAATAGTTGCGATCATATTGCTGCCGTTGTTGATATCAGTGTTCGGGTGACGGTTATTTTTTTAGTCTAATCCAAGGTGAATTTTTAGCGAAGGGTTTATTGTTGCAGCAATCAATATTTAACGGATAAAAAAATGGAACCCGAAGGTTCCTTTTTTTTGTGCTGCTATTGGGTGGCAAACTTATTTCGTTTGCTCGCGCGCAATCGCGCGGTAGGCGATATCATTGCGATAAAACATACCTTTCCAGCTGATACGTTTTGCTAACTGGTAAGCGCGCTGCTGCGCTTCTAATACCGTGTTGCCCAATGCGGTGGCACAGAGCACACGGCCACCGTTAGTAACGGTGTTGCCATCTTTGGTGCTGGTGCCAGCGTGAAAGACTTTTTCGCCAGCCACTTCGGTGGTGGGCAAACCAGAAATTACATCGCCTTTGTCGTAAGCCTCAGGGTAACCGCCCGCCGCCAGTACAATGCCAACTGATGCACGTGCATCCCACTCGGCCGTGGTTTTATCCAAATCACCTTTTAACGCGGCTAAACACAACTCAACCAAATCCGATTGTAAACGCAACATAATGGGTTGGGTTTCCGGGTCGCCAAAACGGCAGTTGTATTCGATCACTTTGGAGTTGCCCGCTGCATCGATCATTAAACCCGCGTACAAAAAGCCGACGTAAGTATTACCTTCTGCCGCCATGCCGTTGACTGTTGGGTAAATAATTTCTTGCATCACACGATCGTGTACCGCTTGGGTGACTACGGGAGCGGGAGAGTAGGCGCCCATACCGCCAGTATTGGGGCCGCTGTCGCCATCGCCAACACGTTTGTGATCCTGGCTGGTGGCCATGGGTAATACGTTTTTACCATCCACCATCACAATAAAACTGGCTTCTTCACCGGCGAGAAACTCTTCAATCACTACGCGGCAACCGGCATCACCAAATGCATTGCCAGAGAGCATATCGCGCACCGCGTCTTCGGCTTGTTGCAGGGTTTCGGCAACGATTACACCTTTGCCTGCCGCGAGGCCGTCGGCCTTGATTACAATCGGTGCACCTTTCTCACGCAGGTAGGCGAGCGCAGGTTCCACTTCGATAAAGTTTTGGTAATCGGCAGTCGGAATTTTGTGACGCGCAAGAAAATCTTTAGTAAAGGCTTTAGAACCTTCCAGTTGCGCGGCGCCTTTGCTGGGGCCAAAACACAATAATTGGCGTGTTTGAAAATAATCCACCACACCGGCAACCAGTGGCACTTCGGGGCCAACAATGGTTAAGCCGACATTATTATTTTCAGCAAAATTGGCGAGGGCTTCAAAATTCAAAACGTCTATAGCAACATTTTCTAATTTGGGTTCCAGCGCTGTGCCCGCATTACCCGGTGCAACAAATACTTTTTCGACTTGCGCGCTTTGTGCGGCTTTCCATG
Coding sequences within it:
- a CDS encoding bifunctional acetate--CoA ligase family protein/GNAT family N-acetyltransferase translates to MSLKTIEQLLKPHSIAVIGASNQPNRPGNAVMRNLLQGQFDGPIMPVSPHYKSVNGVLAYRSIDELPLVPDLAIICTRATRVPAIILQLGRKGTRNAIVIAAGLDNLFTAQGTNLQQQMLAIAKEWGVRILGPDSLGILVPELGLNASYAHINAAPGKIAVVSQSSAVCVTLLDWARRRRIGFSQFISLGEGVDIDFDELLDYLGRDAKTAAILLYIDAIYDGRAFLSAARAASFNKPILVIKAGSYAETSALTSRLPAEKIGNDAVYDAAFRRAGMLRVGDLRELLAAVETLANGKPIYSEQLVIIANGNGPSAMATDALLQRGGRLAVLDEKLVGQIQALIHSGGRANNPINLLGDASPETYQKVLQVILQSNSVDNLLIMQAPSALTPGEVYADAIISTYKNYTGRKPNIFSNWMGEDAAQNARLRFADAGIASFRTPEGAVGAFMHMVQYRRNQKLLSETPDSISDKVPYQPQLAQQIIAQVLAQGRTHLDSSETQQLLSDYGINTTNHVAAAETAIKQTHNALPLRVEVQLDPVFGPVILLGEAASHWSIRRNAVVALPPLNMALARYMVIQALAEGKIRERELYVPLDMPSLCLLLTQISQIVIDHPALRSLLINPVLVAGENIVVSEASIHISAEKNPYPLAIRPYPKELEEIFFLRNEYSVLLRPIRPEDELNLQAFDNSQSKEDRYKRYFAELPQFSHEQLARLTQIDYEREMAFVAVTQNASGNEEILGVVRAQRDPDNTFAEFAMAIRSDLKGIGLGSRMLQKMIDYARGQGTQQLIGCTMLENSGMANLARKLGFIVKYNRDEGLIDMVLVL
- a CDS encoding histone deacetylase family protein; this encodes MIATIISHPLCHAHQMPETHPECPARLDAINNQLMANGIDGLLYYRDALPASDEQLLRVHTPEHLQKITAAIPEQGIHFFADDVYLSPASLTAARHAAGAAVMGVDMIMAGTTDAVFCNVRPPGHHAERARAMGFCIINNIAVAAAHALEHYGLTRVAIIDFDVHHGNGTQDIFFNDARVLFCSSFQYPFYPHTNIDDAPAHIINTPLPATCRSQGFRDAITAQWLPALKQFKPQMIFISAGFDAYIDDDMSSISLVEQDYGWITQELRKLMEESKSVAPPDQCHGIVSVLEGGYDLLGLGRCAVAHIKALAKIQG
- the purD gene encoding phosphoribosylamine--glycine ligase, encoding MNVLIIGSGGREHALAWKAAQSAQVEKVFVAPGNAGTALEPKLENVAIDVLNFEALANFAENNNVGLTIVGPEVPLVAGVVDYFQTRQLLCFGPSKGAAQLEGSKAFTKDFLARHKIPTADYQNFIEVEPALAYLREKGAPIVIKADGLAAGKGVIVAETLQQAEDAVRDMLSGNAFGDAGCRVVIEEFLAGEEASFIVMVDGKNVLPMATSQDHKRVGDGDSGPNTGGMGAYSPAPVVTQAVHDRVMQEIIYPTVNGMAAEGNTYVGFLYAGLMIDAAGNSKVIEYNCRFGDPETQPIMLRLQSDLVELCLAALKGDLDKTTAEWDARASVGIVLAAGGYPEAYDKGDVISGLPTTEVAGEKVFHAGTSTKDGNTVTNGGRVLCATALGNTVLEAQQRAYQLAKRISWKGMFYRNDIAYRAIAREQTK